CAGGCTGTTTAATactctggcaatgcagtgacTCAAGTATTTTAACCCACAGGTGAATTTTTTCATTACTAACTTGCTTAAATGCAAGTTAAACAGTCTGTAGCTTAACCAGAGTTGTGTTTTTTTCACTCCCCAcaaagagggggggaaaaaaaagttgaaagcACCTGGAGGCATTCAGCCCTTTCAGTACTCACCTGGCTAGAACAAGGCTATGTAACAGTGACAGTAGACCGTGCAGGATGTAAAGTTACAAGTTAGTTACTTACTCGTGGTGTTTTTCCCATCTAGTGGCTCATAAAAGCATTCTATGTTCCTTCCACCTGTGATCTCTCATTAGGACACTGCTGTGCTTCTCACACGGCAGAAACAATCATCTCCCTTGGAACTGGTGTACAAGGGAGGGCCACAGAGAGCTTTCCTGTCTTGACAATACTGACACCTGGTGCAAGTAATGCACAGGCTCACATCAGTcagaaagtaaataaaaccaCGGACACAGATTGGGGGTCCCTCCCCATCTGAAACATAGGCTTTCTCTTGAAAGGGCACTCAACTCAATAGGAACGTTTACGAGgggcttttgtattttttggtgGAGGTAGAATATTCTCACGGgggaaataaacatttaaatacagATATGCTTATCCCAGTTATTTTCAGCCCAGTAAAAGGATATCTCCTGCCACTTCTGAGCATTAAGTATCTCTAGACAACCCATCTTGGTGAGTGTTTGTGAGGGGCAAGAGATTAAGGACTTGCACATTCACACTTTTAGAGAGGAACTATCCATTGTGTGTCTCTTTAATTTAATGTGGAAGTACATACAGAGACATACAATTTCCTGAATCTTTCTATGAGTCTTACTTGGTCAGAGTGGGTGTACTTAACAAAATTTTCATATCAATAATTTACACCTTTCGTGCCCCACACTGCTAGATACAACCAGTAAACTTCAAATACATTGGAAACCTGTGATTTTACTGGACAAATGAGGTATCCCTTGCCTGAATACAGtatcaagtaaaaaaataaaaccaaacaggatattaaatataaaatactagTTAAAACAGTAACCCTAATAATAACTTAAGGTTTTATACACACTTAAGTCACTGCCTTCCAAAGGGCAGCACATGTCACTGCCAGGTGTTCCCATTGCAGATGCAGCTCCCAGGGTCAGTACGTCAGCTTGGATGCTCTGCTGTTGTAGCATGGGTGCTCCATCAGCGCAGCTGCAGTGTTCCGGAAAGGAGAGCTGTCACTTCTCGTTAGGACCAACTCCAGCTCTTGGAAGTCCTGGAGTCTGGCAACGTCCTTGTCCTTGTAAGGAACAGAGAGAATAACATTATTACTCCTATTAATACTAGCTGGttgttatttataaaataaCTATAATTCCAGGGACATCATCCCCAATAACagcaataaataattaaaaactaaaaattccAGGGACATCATCCCCAATAATAGCAATAAAGAactcaaaaaataaatcctacCAACATATACTCATTAAAAGTGTAGCaggtttgcttgtttggtttttctcctcAAACTTCTCCTTTAATCTCATACGATTTGGCTGTATTTGTGCATGTCACTTAACCAAGACTTGTGACCACTTTAATATACAGACCtctgaaatacacatttttggAACAGAAGAGCAGTTTCATTTGTTAACAGCATATCTTTAAGTTGTTCATATGGCAATTTGTGGAGGTTTTTCCCCCTAGTGTTCATTCTTTTTAGGCAAGCAGACAGTGAAGTAATACTTGGCAATTATGTCCTTTTAAAGCACCCTAAATGCACTGTTTctgatacattttttaaaagtcaagcTGTAATAGTTCCATATGCTTTAGGAGCTAAAATACTCTGCCTATTTTGACAAGactatttttaaacaagttaTGATGAAGTTTTAAGAAAGGCCCAGCATCCCTTTGAATCTGTCAGTTTTTATTCAATAAAAGTGACATTTTGCCAATCTTTTTGCAAAAATACGTTCTCTGAGGTCTGCAAAGTGAAGAGTCAAGTTAATATCTCGTTTCTATTCTTACCTTTCTTAGAAGTGTATTGGGTAGTTTTCTGATCTTCTCTACTTCCTCTGGATTAACACCCAGTTCACAGCAGCTCACTCTGAGCAGATCTTGATAGGTCAATTCTTGTCTGTCCAGTTCAATCTCAATGAAGTCATTGTCTCTCAGGTTCTGGACTCTGACCTTGAGTACAAGTTCTGACAGAGAAACAATTAAAAGGTTAACAACAGAAAAGACAACAAATTCAAAACTAACATTTACAGTATTTACTATTCTGAATTCATGTTTTTTAATACAATCCCTATGATCTGAGAAATACTATGCAGTTAACTGAAGCTTCCAGCAAAAATACACAGGAGAACCATGTTAACACTGTTGAAACTGATCCATTCAGTCACTAAGTTGAGTTGTTACCAAACTACCAGAGCTGCATTTGATGCAAATGTAGTGCAAAATTTACATGTTCATGTTACGTGGACTGatcttttcattgttttgcaAAGTATTACCATAGTTAAAATACAGTATAACAGACATTTTACGTAACTGAGCAGAGGAAAGTTTAGAGCACTTTTGGCCACAGAATTCAACATCTCTGCCACTATTGTACTAGAGTCTGAAGTGAAATGATTACTTAACTTCATTTTTCACCCAGTAACTGTAACAGAACTATGAGACACAGCACCTCTTTACCTTGCATGTTATATGGGAATGTTCCAGTGAAGaagaagggctggaaggtgggtgtggggctgctgggggaggtgTGAGGCTGCAGAGGCAAGGCCTGGCCGGATactcctggggagcagagctccaggctgggggtCATGGCCAGGGGGCAGCCGGGGCTGTAGGgcacccctgggctggcacaggctgcgGCTGCAGAGACGGTGGGCATAGGGGgtggcctggctgctgcatcCGCTGCTGGGAAAATCTGGCCGCTGCTGCATGACATGGGTATGCAGATCCTTTCAGCCTGAGTTGTTGATGGACAAGGGCTAGTTTCACTCTGGGAAGCAGAAGAGATGGAAGCACTTTCATTCTCGGATTCTGCCAAGCTGCCTGGAATGTTTTCTTCGGTGTAAATGTTAGGGAATGGGTTGGCCAAGTAGTTCGCAACAATGGATAAATTTAAATCCTTCACTCCTTGATGTTCAGTTTGTTCCTCTATTGATGAAGTTCAAAAGTGAGGGGTCggggatggagagagaaaaaaatccatcatgTTACTGGATAGATATTTTGAATATAGTTAGTTTTCCTATGTCTTGAAACTATATCACATTCCAAGGTAATCAAAGAATAACACTAATGTTCCAGAAGCATGTAATGGAGGCCAGTAGCTgtaaagtgaaagaaaaacctATAAATGTCTTCAGTATATTCTGGTTTTTGATAACAAAGTGGGGGGAGTGACCTTTGAAAGACACATCATTTCTAGcagtgttgttccagtgctTTCAAATGAATTGGATGACCAATAGTCCTTTATTGAATCTAATTTTGAAATGCTCTTAATAGCACTGCTGTAAATAGTTTATTATGACCTAGGCCAGCAAATTTAACCCAGTATTTCTTCAAGGAAGTGACTAATTGCTGTAATACACAAACATACTCAACTCTTGGATAAAAGCACTGCAGTAAGTGACATTCCTGCCTAAGGATTACAGAACATAAATAGTGATGTCAAAGCAGTTCAGAAATATCTGCTAAATGATACCTCACTCCCAGAATAAAAACTAGGAGAAAAGGTAAGTGATATGTGTTTATTCCCCAGGAAACACATGAAAGcttcacagacagaaaaataaaacaactatGAACAGAGTTCATCTACGTGTGCTTGACAGTTTAGATGTTAAAAACGGGTGAGTCGTTTGCCACAAAATAAGCCCACACCACacccaaaataaagcaaaagcatcATGTAAGAACATGCCATTCCTTCAGGCTTAACTGTTGGAACCTGAGTCATGATTTAGCTGCAACCTTGTGAAGGATAACCCTGCTCTGTTGTTGTAAGAGCAGATCACTGCAGAGAGCAATTTAAGTTCAACTGCAGAAGACAGCACATTTCCAAAGGTAAAGCACTTTAGAATTTTAATCTGGAGCACAGTACTTGGATGCTGTTCAGGAGTGTCACACACATCTAACTTGGTTTGCTGTGCATATGAAAAGTGTAAGATGGCAGAATTACAGGGTAAAAATTAACCATACCAGCAAGTCACACTATAACAAGTAGCTCAGAAGGCATAACTTCCTGAGTGATAAAACTGTTTTGAGGAGATTTGTAGTATTGATCATGGTCAGACCACAGCAAATTGTACAATTGTGAAAGCCCCTATTGGCAGCTTGCATGCCAGCTTTAGCTTAATAACAGCAAACAGGAGTGCAGCAGCACACTTCCCAAAGCATACAGCTCTTCCACTTCTTGGTGACACAGCTCAGAACACAAGGCCTTCCCACCTGAAATCTCCACATCTTTGCCCAAATATGAATTCCAGTTATAAATCAGAGCTATCTAATGAGATACAATGGTCCTAGCCAAGGTTTTGCCAATTACTGCTTCAGATATAAGCACTAAAAACGTTTTAGTGCTTACACCAAGAATTCTAGATGACTTTTAAAATGGGAACGGTACCTCCCAAAATCTTGCGGATGTCTGGTTTCGACGTtagctgtgctgccagctctcccttGGCAGTGAGGATCTGCTTGTCTGCGCCAGCCTCCAGCAGGCAGGACACCACTTGGGCATGGTTCCGCTTACAGGCCCAGTGCAGGCAGGTCCTGCAGGAAGGAAGCAGAAGGGTTGGGATTCATCGGCCTGGCTCTTCCTCACCAACCCTGTCCTACCTCATCCGAGTTATGCATGAAGTGGTAACTGGGAATCCAgtttccttccctgcagcacttTCTAAAGTTCGGAATCTGTGAGTTACGCAGGGCAGGGCCCTCTTTTGCCTAGCAGAGTGACTCCCACTACTGTCCTACACAAGCGACTGGACAGGGACCTTGAGCAAACACGCAGTGACAGATGAAAAGAGGGCGACCTGCTTTTATCGGGATCCTCTTAAGCAGTAAATCTCCGAGCATCCCGAGATTagcttttctgtatttacaAATGGGAAAACTAAGAAACACAACAGATGCGTTCCCAAAGCAACTCCCTCCCCCCGCGCCTGATGATGGGTTGCGGGGGGAGCCCCAAGCCCAAGAACCCCGAACACCGCCACTGAGAAGGGCAGCGGGGAAAGAGCCGGGCCCCGCAGCAACCCCGGCCTGCCCCTCGTCCCCCGCAGCGCCGGACCCCGCGCGACGCCGCCGCCCCTCACCAGCCATTGATCTCGTTGCGGGAGTCGATGTCCGCCCCCGCGCCCAGCAGCCGCCGCACCTCCGCCACGTCCCCCAGGGCCGCCGCCTCTCGCAGCCGCTCTTCCAGCTCCCGCGCCTCCGCCGCTCCGCTCATGGCCGGGTCCGGCTGCGGCCCCTCCCCGCCGCTCTGGAGCCCGTCAGGAGGGGCCGGGCGGCTTCAGCGCAGCGGAGCTGGGCCCTTCCCGGCCCGGGCCCCCGTTCCGGCCCTCACGGCTGCCGCCATCTTGAGACCGGGGCGGGCGGCGAGCGCTGAGGCTGCCCCGGGCAGGGAACGGCCTTGTTCTGGAGTTCTGTTTGCGGTTCcgggctcctcagcacaggcCATCTTTGTGGCCTTCCCTGGACCCTCTCTTCGCTGGAGAGGGTCCAGCgaaggccacaaagatgatgaggggtctggagcatctctctgaTGCACAGACATTGCATGAGCTGGGCCTGTTTGGtctggagaagactgagaggggatctcatcaaTGCATTCAAATATACCCAAGGAGTGTCAGAGGATGCTGTCAGACTCTTTTCATTGGTGTCCAGCGACAGGACGAGGGGCAGTGACCATAAACTAACACACAGACTGTTTCACTTCAACACTAGGAAGAACTCCTTTACATTAAGGGTGATAGagctctggaacagctgcccagggatgctgtgtagtctccttctctggagacattccaaacccacctggacacattcctgtgtcacctcctccaGATGAACCTGCCGTAGCAGGgtgttggactggatgatctccagaggtcctttccaaccccaatgattctgtgattctatgggCCTTCCCACCTCAGGCACTGAGATGGGGGCCTGAACAGGGTGAAAATCCAAGACTGAAGTGTTTCCTCTGATGGTTCATCCTACCCTCACCTGACATCCTGAGCCATGTGTGGGGGCTTGAAGGGAGAGAGCGCTTaagaagaggggaaaagctGCAGGTAAAAACTGCCTGCAGGCAAAAGCACCTtatagaattatttaggttagaaaagacctctaaggtcTTTGAGTCCAACCCATCATCTATCACTGTGGCCTGtcatggacatattttatgaaaaatccttttgctaggatttttcttctgagaagctgagaggcctcaggaacgaaatgtaaacaataattatctgatgctgtggaatgcaacagggcATCTTTGACTGGagtcatgtggttgtttttaattaatggccaatcacagtccagctgtctcggactctctggtcagtcacaagattttatgataatttcattcctttctattccttgctagccttctgatggaatactttcttctattcttttagtatagttctaatatataattttcttttaatataatatatataataaaataataaatcagccttctgaaacatggagtcaagatcctcatctcttcccatgtCGGGGCTGCCTGCAAATTCAACAGTGCCCTTGCCCTTCTTGGAGTGTTTTTtagccagcagcctggctcctgccttCAAGCTGTGAggctgccatgggctgggaaaGGACCACAAGCATGGGTTCAAATCCACAGCTTTCCCCATACACTTCCAGCCCTGGCACGCCCagttcccagcccttccctctccagcGTGTTGCTCACACTCTTAATTAAATCACTGTGGCATGTGTTGGGGAGCTTATTTAACCCCAGACTTTCTGTTTTGGCATCAGTGTCTGCCACCAAGGAGCAATTTTCactaagattttcttttcattgcctCTCTTTTATTGCTTACTTTTCTTATTAGTGACATTATTTTAACCTACCATTTAATTTAGGGCTTGGGTTGCTGttgctttgctctgctgttCCTTCTCTGGTAGTTATGACCATTAGGTGAAGATGACACCTGCAGCATTACCATCCAAACAGTTCCTGAATATCTCTCCATATAAATGAAGCTTCAAAGCACAAATACTCATCTTCCTTTTAATCAGTCAGGAGAGGCAGAGGCCTACAGGCCAAATGTTTAGGTAAGAAAGATACAGCAAACTACCTGCAAACTACCCTCATgaaagcaggagggagaagtaagcagtgacatttttaaCTACTGTGGCAAAGGTTACACAGTTGCTCAGTGGCAGATCACCAGATCACATGCTTTTGATCCCATGCAAGAGATTGAACAAAAATTTTGCCCAGCTGCTACCAAAAGACTCAACAAACTGTATGAAAAACACTGGATTTGGAGAATGGTTTGCAAACAAGATTTACCTGATGACAAATGCAAATTCAAACCTTAGAGACCTGGAAGACCAGCCCTCAACTGGACACTGCTGTGACctgaatatttgcattttaactCATTTGCTTTTTCAGTAAAGGCATCTTAAATGATCACTCGTTAATCCACGAtctcttttgtaattttttagtGTCTGTGCcataaaactgtaaaacaaaGACAAGGCACACACAAGTGGAGACCTAGTGATACATTCTAGGAAGCACACTGTGAAAGCTTTAAATCCCGATTTTTTTACATCTGTAAAAATCCCATAGGATTAGTGGCAAAAGagctttttccaaaataatacAAGACAAATCTCAGATGGATGGGGAAAAGCTACTCAGGAGGTGATGAGTGCAGGGACAGGCCCAAAATAGGGAACACCATTCCTGTTCTGTTCTCCAATGCCACTACCACTAGATGTCACAGTGATACAGCAAGAGGATCCTGGAGTGTGGCTTTGTGCTTCTTGCTGTAATTTTGAAATGCCTTTAAATTTGTCTTGGCACATTCATAGTGTCTCCATACAGCTTTGATCCTGCAGATTTCAAAGCTCTCTGTGGTGCAAAGGGACATTATGCAACATTTCCACACAAGTGCAGGGATACccagtgcagggagctgctttATGGGGAGTTATGgcctattttctttttcttttctttttttcccccctctacTTGAGCTCCTCTCCCAAAGCCACACAGGGCTTTTAAGGACTCTAAGCCGGCGGGTGATGCACTGAGATGCTCTCTCTCACGCTCTCTTGGGGTGAGTATCCTACTCTGTTGCACCTGTGCCAAGCCTTGTTAAATGGAGCTTGGGTTCACCATTGCTTAGTTACATAGTGTACTTCTCCCTGGAGTCATGAGATCTCCTCCCTCAAGGAAGGCTGTGTGCAAGAGGATTAGCAGCGAGTTCACTTGACTCAAACCTCCCCTCCGCCACCATGAACCTCCTGCTCATGCCCTACACGTGGAGCCTCAGACCCCCTTGTACTCGTGTGTCCCCTCTCCATTTATTGGCACTAGTGTCACACTTACCAGCTCCCAACAGAGCCAAGAACttgtccttttcctgctcctttcccatATGATAGCTGGGTTTGTGCATGTACCTATGCAAGgcatacatgcacacacacctcCCTGCCAAGAGCAACAGGGCCTGCAGGATctgcaggtgtggggcaggTGCCAGCTGAGTGCTGATCGTCACCTTTGGAAACTGCTGGGAATTGCACATGATGCTCATGGCTGGAGCAGCCGCTTTGCCTCCCAAATGTTAAATGACCTTGGCTTTCAGTGGGAACACGCTGAGCTCTGAGCCTGTGCCTGGAGCCCAGATCCgtgatgttttgttttctttgtgatttaCAGGTGCTCAGTGCTCCTTGTTCACCAGCcttgggcacagccctgagcccgTGGCTTTACTCAGCAGAGCCAGCGCCTCGCTATCATAGCCTTGCAGTAACCACAGGGGAGGCTTGGGCCAGTCTTTGTTCTCACAGAAAGTTTTCCagattttgttggttttgtgttAATATATGTCTTTATGCAAGCTTCTGACTGTGCCTGATCCTCTGGATtagttattttctgctttttttgagAAACCATGGTCTGTCTGTTTGCTATTTGCTCCTGGGTTTTTTAAGGCTTATGAagttttttattccctttgcATTTCAGGTTTCATTCTCCTCCTAACTCCATTCCTCCCCATTGAACCAACTTCTCAGTCACTGAAAGTTAtgattaaacatatttttaaaggcttaATTCCCAGTTACACAGTAGTACTGACAGCTGTACAATCATATTTGAAACACTCGGtcctcaccccaccccaccaaAATAACGTTTCTGGCAATTTAAACCAACACTGCCATTGTGGACACAACTGCAGTTGTGTGAGAAATATGATTTAGGTTCAGAAACTTTAGATATGGTACTTAATGCACACGCACATTTAAAGCTATTACCTGGTTAAGGCTCAGGGAAATGGAAGGACTGGTGGAGAATAAAGATGGAATTAAGCCAAATATTCACTTAGATTTAAGCTAATCTGTGCTGCTCACACTAGACCTTTCAATGAGTTTGAAGGAAGATGCAACAATTTCAAAGGAGGAAGTCAAAGTCACATGGGAGAAGCAGTTTATACTACACCAGTTTTTGTGTTCACCCCATGGAAGCCCCCTCTGAGTGTCTGTAGGTGATTTAGGTTAAATTCAAACCTCCAAGTTATCAAGTCTGAGCCTGTGTCACCCAACACTCACTTCATGTTGATGGGGGGAAACATGCAGCACAGAGGCAGATGCATCTCGTCCCAGGGCAAGGGTCTAAAACAGTACAGCCAGATCATCCTCTGGAGATGCCCCTTGTGTTCTACTCCCTGCCAAAGGATCCAGAGAGAATGAGCTTTGAAGCAAAACATTTCCAGCCGCCTACTGCCAGGCAAGATGAGCACCTGAGGCAGGGTGCATAGGGCTCTACTCAAGAATAGTTCCTCTATTTTTGATGAGATTAAAAAATCCTTCCAGTGAATTCCAGAATTGCAGGGAACACACCCATCATCTTTCTTTTGACCATAAATGACAGCTTTTTCACTAAATCACCTGGAAGGAATTGCTACACTGATAATGGTGCAGAGGATTGGGATTCAGGACAGGTTTTAGCACCCTGGAGCACCCCTGAATTTCACTGCAACCAGCCATCTCATGGattttcagcactgctgagcatcCTGCAGGGGTTCAAAGGGAGCTGAGTGTCTAAAGAGGGACATTTAAGCAGGTGTGAGCACACACTCATGCACACAGCTTCACACGCCTACAGCATGGAGTGAAATTTGACAGGAAGTTTGGAAAATGGCATTTATATTTGGGGGAATGGTGATCTGCAAGGGAAAGATCTGCTCAGGCAGCCAAATGCCTTTAGAAATCAGGCATGGTGtgtggctgattttttttttccaattgttAATTTAATCTTATTTCTGTTTgtagaataataataaataatttctgaagaaaCAAATCAGAGACCTGGAACCTGAGGGGCGTGGTGCATCAGCTCAGGGACTTGTGGTTAAGAAGTCCAATAGATTTTGATAACAAGAGGAAATTGTTCAGTGGACTAGTACCTAAAGCCAGTTTGGCTTCCAGTAATGACAAGCCTGAGCTGCAGTGTCGTGGAACCAAATTTCTCCCCCTGAGGATGGCTGTTGCTTGTGTTGGGGTTGtagcagtgtccccaggtgtcagcCCAATCCCTTCTGAACTCAGAGACATCCTAACctggaaaactgcagaaaagggactgcctttgctttttctccaaatttttgGCTGCATTCCTCTCTGCCCGTGTCTGTAGTCCCTCCCTTTGCCCTACTAATTCATGAAACACGTTCATCCTGGAGATAAGGGGCAAATATAACTAGTTGCCTGAATCCTGCATAGAGGGATATCCTGTCTAGGCATTTGGAATCAAAAGGCTTCTGTGAATCTTGTCCCACTtcatctcctgcaggagctgactCCTGTGGAAAGTTCACAAGATGACAGAGATGTTTCACTTGCAtgcctgagaaaaaaaaacaacaactgtTCTGCTAACCAAGAGCTCCAGAGctcttttctttagaaaaagctgGCCTCATGCAGAAGATCAGATGAAGGTGTTTGGATTCTCCTTAGGATGTGTTTTGGCCATCAAGGAGAAAGACCCCAGTGCAAATCATAACTGGTTACCCCaaggggctgtgccctgtgcatcCCTCATGAGCACAAGACACAGCCAGTCAGTTTGGAACTCTCCGTTGACTTGGCCAGGCTTTCAACCAGGCACTATACAATTCGTGAGAGTAATTAGCAACGCTGTAACTAAAGAGGTCTCCATGGAGATTGACAGCATCACCTCCCAGCTGGTACATTCTCTGCCTCCTATTCTAAATTTGTTCTCGCTGTTTCCCTGGCTCTAATTCATAAGGTTAGTAAAATCTTCCAACATTTGTGACACATTACAGCAGTGGAAAGAGGGATAAAGgtggctgggagggggctgagAAAGAAAGAACCTGGTTGGTACctcaaggaaagcagcagaaactgtTCAGACATATATAGCCAGAGTTTTGAGAATGGGATTAGGCAGAACAgcacctctgcctgcctgtcACTTGCAAATTCTTGCTAATACTTTAGCAGCTTATTGAAGGTCAGCACCAAACACCCAAACAGACTAATCTGTATTATAGACACATAATCAAAGTCACAAGGTTTTACATAATATATATCGGTGACACAAGAAGTGTTTGTTTGAATAATTTTGTCATCAAGATTAGTGGCCATGAAAGCCTCTACTGTGCACTAACCTGGTTTTTATGGCCACGGATACACTGGAttcctcagaaaaataaaaaaggagctgagaaagctgaaaatattgTCCTGAAACAATTGCACTATTGGGTTTCTGACCGTggcaaagtttaaaaaacaaagtgtgtgtgtgtgtgtctgtgtgtgtgtgtgtgtgtgtgtgtgtgtgtgtatgaatTAGAAAGGGCTGTGCTTGAACTTCACTTTAAGAGATGTGAACAAATGGCTAGAGATACAATTTTTGcattcaccattttttcccaatgttTTTTCAGTTGCAGCAAATCACATCTCACACTCACACATGGCTCTGAGGGAGTGGCAAGAAGTTGGGGTTCCAAAGTTAAATTGATGTCACTTGACCCACTTGAGACCTGTTTAGTCCCCTTCAGGGAGGTGGAAGCTGTACTGCATAGAGCAACTGCTCTGGGCTCACAAAAGTCAGTGGCAAAGACAGGAAAAGTTGCTGTGGAGATAAGAATTCCAAACTGACAAATCGGAttgacttcaaaagaaaattagttaatggaaatatttggaaatgtttAGAAAAGTTTGATTTTCCA
Above is a window of Camarhynchus parvulus chromosome 18, STF_HiC, whole genome shotgun sequence DNA encoding:
- the LOC115911112 gene encoding ankyrin repeat domain-containing protein 40-like encodes the protein MSGAAEARELEERLREAAALGDVAEVRRLLGAGADIDSRNEINGWTCLHWACKRNHAQVVSCLLEAGADKQILTAKGELAAQLTSKPDIRKILGEEQTEHQGVKDLNLSIVANYLANPFPNIYTEENIPGSLAESENESASISSASQSETSPCPSTTQAERICIPMSCSSGQIFPAADAAARPPPMPTVSAAAACASPGVPYSPGCPLAMTPSLELCSPGVSGQALPLQPHTSPSSPTPTFQPFFFTGTFPYNMQELVLKVRVQNLRDNDFIEIELDRQELTYQDLLRVSCCELGVNPEEVEKIRKLPNTLLRKDKDVARLQDFQELELVLTRSDSSPFRNTAAALMEHPCYNSRASKLTY